The Solanum lycopersicum chromosome 9, SLM_r2.1 genome window below encodes:
- the LOC101268228 gene encoding uncharacterized protein encodes MTSESCGVSGQNVGNDVPLTENHNDRYRHNVSMQTGEEFSEEFFMKTLTPRKANITRDTEQNQPIIGISNPAQNCHVVSRELHDLLGIKRSDSDCGAEFSDYSPRIAYAPEGDKKTYFDTVSRCNRECSVSGQQPSRFFDEKNRDVVAPCATGRDIYASESPHSHQIRNPEGGVSESCGNGKIRLLCSYGGRILPRPNDGKLRYVGGETRIISIRKNLAFNELVKKTIAICNQPHTIKYQLPEEDLDALVSVSSDEDFLHMIEEYHDLGKSSQRLRLFLVPCADSEVTCSFEGMTLQQSEADYQYVVAVNGMLEPGHRRSSSREAFANQASQFGNTLDFSPMCQRDSPTYLPFENHNGGNSMNVKFLLRNPSTSYVNISQVPSNSYVQSSPLSPATFQITDPNRSHVLLNDNVASIDFPDAGSPYVVDEPLYENSYHVDTTGYYYNCPLETTPRTNYPSKRSVSSAQFGRTELDSRRLMSNKREMHIEKLNHSQDTRMSPGSDIQASSGYSMHQDATDQSQLVERPNLSREDSISLPPSDFLREKSPSLAMSYSSQEWSTKEHEVRDENYLIAKKEHQPNIEARERNQEYTEWSQSTNNWIKKTCPTFNKCSRSSEVNASDIPTVNGLEHELKLPKILCYSEPELSVYTSSSDPKIQVETHTSSPPMPQKNSIVTSKQHHIDDDIIHITAPYTQACGGTTTSVPSISHECLTNIAGGRYVNYNLSPSTPCCLVKDQKESKHDHHVVATTMNNTTESCIYYELQPSIIKDNNDLQNIQSVPFPSEESLFYLDWRNPLSGDLSIPNSAADVAYTHEVSFHQKLVDGPHKSTEKENADRVAYEKAASGNVSFLHLQQSDDSYDRKLREIAVIVEDVTDSVPPDIPLSSTIVPHVQDEPSDGLPSAEEGTNVENVLEESDHEDGRNGSNGKEESVTDSAIIEKEAGIYGLQIIKNSDLEELQELGSGTYGTVYYGKWRGTDVAIKRIKQSCFAGSSSEQERLIKEFWREAKILSKLHHPNIVALYGVVPNGPGGTVATVTEYMVNGSLRNVLARKDRSCRALDRRKKLMLALDAAFGMEYLHLKNIVHFDLKCENLLVNLGDPHRPVCKVGDFGLSRIKRNTLVSGGVRGTLPWMAPELLNGNSSRVSEKVDVFSFGITMWEILTGEEPYANLHCGAIIGGIVNNTLRPPVPQRCDPEWGKLMEECWSPDSEARPSFTEITNRLRAMSQALQPKTRVRT; translated from the exons ATGACTAGTGAGTCTTGTGGAGTTTCAGGTCAAAACGTTGGCAATGATGTTCCGCTTACTGAAAATCACAATGACAGGTATAGACATAATGTATCCATGCAGACAGGCGAAGAGTTTTCAGAAGAGTTTTTTATGAAAACTTTGACACCAAGAAAAGCAAACATAACAAGAGATACAGAACAAAATCAGCCAATTATAGGTATTTCAAATCCCGCTCAAAATTGCCACGTTGTCTCTAGGGAACTTCATGACCTCCTTGGGATAAAAAGAAGTGATTCAGACTGTGGTGCTGAGTTTTCGGACTATTCTCCTAGGATAGCATATGCACCGGAAGGTGACAAGAAGACTTATTTTGATACAGTAAGCAGATGTAACAGGGAATGTAGTGTCAGTGGACAACAACCATCAAGATTCTTCGATGAGAAGAACAGAGATGTAGTAGCTCCTTGCGCAACTGGTCGAGACATATATGCATCAGAGTCCCCTCATTCACATCAAATCCGAAACCCTGAGGGAGGAGTTTCTGAGAGCTGTGGGAATGGAAAGATAAGATTACTCTGCAGCTATGGGGGTAGAATCTTACCAAGGCCGAATGATGGGAAGCTTAGATATGTAGGTGGGGAGACGAGAATTATATCAATTAGGAAGAACCTAGCTTTCAACGAGCTTGTAAAAAAGACAATAGCAATTTGTAATCAACCTCATACAATTAAGTATCAGCTTCCTGAAGAAGATCTTGATGCACTTGTATCCGTTTCATCCGATGAGGATTTTCTGCACATGATTGAGGAATATCATGACTTGGGAAAAAGTTCTCAAAGGCTACGGTTGTTTCTTGTGCCTTGTGCTGATTCTGAGGTCACTTGTTCCTTTGAAGGAATGACATTACAGCAAAGTGAAGCTGACTATCAGTATGTTGTTGCAGTAAACGGAATGCTTGAGCCAGGTCATCGTAGAAGCTCTAGCAGGGAGGCCTTTGCAAACCAAGCAAGTCAATTTGGAAACACTTTGGACTTTAGTCCTATGTGCCAAAGAGATTCCCCAACTTATCTCCCATTTGAGAACCATAATGGAGGTAATTCAATGAATGTGAAGTTTCTGCTCCGAAATCCCAGTACTTCTTATGTTAACATATCTCAGGTCCCCTCTAATTCATATGTTCAATCATCTCCTTTATCTCCAGCGACATTTCAGATCACTGATCCTAACCGTTCCCATGTCCTTTTAAATGATAATGTTGCAAGCATTGACTTTCCTGATGCCGGTAGTCCATATGTAGTAGACGAACCACTATATGAAAATTCCTATCATGTTGATACCACAGGCTACTATTATAATTGTCCCCTTGAGACTACTCCAAGGACAAATTACCCTAGTAAACGATCTGTGTCTTCTGCACAGTTTGGTCGAACAGAGTTGGATTCTAGGAGGCTAATGTCAAACAAAAGGGAAATGCACATAGAAAAGCTAAACCATTCTCAAGATACAAGAATGTCTCCTGGATCTGATATTCAAGCTTCATCTGGTTACAGCATGCACCAAGATGCCACTGATCAATCACAATTGGTAGAGAGGCCCAATTTATCTAGAGAAGATTCAATAAGCTTACCCCCTTCAGATTTTCTACGAGAAAAATCTCCATCACTTGCAATGTCTTATTCATCTCAAGAATGGTCAACGAAAGAGCATGAGGTGAGAGATGAAAATTACCTAATTGCCAAGAAGGAGCATCAGCCAAATATAGAAGCCAGAGAACGCAACCAAGAGTATACTGAATGGAGTCAAAGTACAAATAACTGGATAAAGAAGACATGTCCTACTTTCAACAAGTGCAGTAGAAGCTCTGAGGTTAATGCAAGCGATATACCAACTGTTAATGGCCTGGAACATGAGTTGAAATTGCCAAAAATTCTATGCTACTCGGAGCCAGAACTTAGTGTCTACACATCATCATCAGATCCCAAAATCCAAGTGGAAACACACACTTCTTCACCCCCTATGCCTCAAAAGAATTCAATAGTCACTTCCAAACAGCACCACATAGATGACGATATAATTCACATAACAGCACCTTATACTCAAGCTTGTGGAGGCACAACAACTTCTGTACCGTCTATTTCTCATGAATGTTTAACAAATATTGCTGGAGGTAGATATGTTAATTACAACTTAAGTCCTTCAACACCTTGTTGTCTCGTCAAGGACCAGAAGGAATCCAAACATGACCATCATGTTGTAGCTACAACAATGAACAATACAACTGAATCCTGCATATATTATGAGCTGCAGCCTTCTATAATAAAGGATAATAATGACCTCCAAAACATACAATCTGTGCCATTTCCTTCCGAAGAGTCTCTTTTTTATTTGGATTGGAGAAATCCTTTGAGTGGTGATCTATCAATTCCAAATTCAGCTGCAGATGTGGCTTAcactcatgaggtctctttccACCAGAAACTTGTGGATGGTCCTCATAAATCTACAGAAAAGGAAAATGCTGATAGAGTTGCTTATGAAAAGGCAGCATCTGGGAATGTTTCATTTCTCCATTTGCAGCAGTCAGATGATTCATATGACAGAAAATTACGAGAAATTGCTGTTATTGTGGAAGATGTAACCGATAGTGTGCCTCCTGATATACCCTTATCTTCAACAATAGTTCCACATGTGCAAGATGAACCTAGTGATGGGCTTCCATCTGCTGAGGAAGGAACCAATGTTGAGaatgttcttgaagaatctGATCATGAG GATGGCAGAAATGGTTCTAATGGAAAGGAAGAATCTGTCACTGATTCTGCGATCATTGAAAAGGAGGCTGGGATCTATGGCTTACAG ATCATAAAAAACAGTGATCTTGAAGAGCTACAAGAATTGGGATCTGGAACATATGGTACAGTATATTATGGGAAGTGGAGGGGAACAGATGTTGCTATCAAGAGAATAAAACAAAGTTGTTTTGCTGGGAGTTCATCTGAACAAGAACGTCTG ATCAAAGAATTCTGGAGAGAGGCTAAGATTCTATCTAAACTACACCATCCAAATATAGTGGCACTCTATGGGGTGGTTCCAAATGGACCTGGTGGAACAGTGGCTACAGTTACTGAATATATGGTCAATGGGTCTCTGAGGAATGTTCTGGCTAGGAAGGACCG TTCTTGCAGAGCGCTTGATCGGCGAAAAAAACTTATGCTTGCATTAGATGCTGCTTTTGGCATGGAGTACCtacatttgaaaaatattgttcATTTCGATTTGAAATGTGAAAACTTGCTGGTCAACTTGGGAGATCCACATCGTCCTGTGTGCAAG GTTGGTGATTTTGGGTTATCACGGATTAAGAGAAATACCCTTGTTTCGGGTGGCGTTAGAGGAACACTTCCATGGATGGCGCCGGAGCTATTGAATGGAAACAGCAGTCGGGTTTCAGAAAAG GTTGATGTGTTTTCGTTTGGCATCACAATGTGGGAGATCTTGACAGGGGAGGAGCCTTATGCAAACCTGCACTGTGGTGCTATTATTG GTGGAATTGTAAATAACACACTCAGACCTCCCGTCCCACAACGTTGTGATCCTGAATGGGGAAAACTGATGGAAGAGTGCTGGTCGCCTGATTCAGAAGCAAGACCGTCATTTACAGAGATAACAAACAGACTTCGCGCTATGTCACAAGCGCTCCAGCCAAAGACTCGAGTAAGGACATGA